The following coding sequences lie in one Maledivibacter sp. genomic window:
- a CDS encoding ABC transporter substrate-binding protein: MKKYTAILLIILVLVGVTGCGSKNTVNTKEPVKETMLKVGAIEDFKSSREGLTLISDSFIEMDEKFNAIPGLIKKWDVNEDATEYVLHLQKNIKFHDGSLFDARACKYDLETLGKQFMCYYVNTMDSAEIVDDYILKVKFKSSNLGFTKELMKIVALPIDSVDSDGNIINFNGTGPFKLKEYNKDVEAILVKNEDYWNKNKKVSLEKVKWIVIPDPDARVMALESNQVDLIGYTEHHSSIPYSSIDSLKSNDKYHCVMEDKDNYTSVKAIGMNWKKGPLTDINLRRALEHVIDKEQLMETVFFGIPNPCGHIMNPKFFDGSTKEKEFEYNIDLAKKILIESGYEYDKEILKKDGKAIELDYVCNSLPEDKDIAVFVQSEFKKIGIAVNIVALEAEQAYQQIKNGEYDLTIATPWFEPTLATISFYGLEDNYSMFGLGLAINEDVKTAGQKVISATSDKEFKEAIDRLWKSSYEACSSIPIYTGYKYAIHNGKFTGFDFDYNYFKIDLSEVRAQ; encoded by the coding sequence ATGAAAAAATATACAGCTATACTTTTAATTATTTTAGTTCTAGTTGGGGTAACTGGTTGTGGTTCGAAAAATACAGTTAATACAAAAGAACCTGTCAAAGAAACAATGTTGAAGGTGGGCGCCATAGAAGATTTTAAGTCATCAAGAGAAGGACTCACATTGATTAGTGATTCTTTTATAGAAATGGATGAAAAGTTTAATGCAATTCCTGGTTTGATAAAGAAGTGGGATGTTAATGAGGATGCAACGGAGTATGTATTGCACCTTCAGAAAAATATTAAGTTTCATGATGGTTCTTTATTTGATGCAAGAGCATGTAAATATGATTTAGAAACATTAGGCAAACAATTTATGTGCTACTATGTGAATACAATGGATAGTGCAGAAATAGTTGATGATTACATATTAAAAGTCAAATTTAAATCTTCAAATCTAGGCTTTACAAAGGAGTTAATGAAGATTGTAGCTCTTCCTATTGATTCTGTGGATAGTGATGGTAATATTATTAATTTTAATGGAACAGGGCCTTTTAAGCTTAAGGAATATAATAAGGATGTTGAAGCCATTTTAGTGAAAAATGAAGATTATTGGAATAAAAATAAAAAGGTATCCTTAGAAAAAGTGAAGTGGATTGTAATCCCCGATCCTGATGCCAGAGTAATGGCTTTGGAAAGTAATCAAGTTGATTTGATTGGATACACAGAGCATCATTCTTCAATACCTTATTCAAGTATTGATTCATTAAAAAGCAATGATAAGTATCATTGTGTAATGGAAGATAAAGATAATTATACTTCCGTTAAAGCAATAGGAATGAATTGGAAAAAAGGACCCCTAACTGATATTAATTTACGGAGAGCTTTAGAGCATGTAATTGATAAAGAACAATTAATGGAGACTGTGTTTTTCGGAATCCCTAATCCTTGTGGTCACATAATGAATCCTAAGTTTTTTGATGGTTCTACAAAGGAAAAAGAATTTGAATATAATATTGATTTAGCTAAGAAAATACTTATAGAATCTGGATATGAATATGACAAAGAAATACTTAAAAAAGATGGTAAGGCAATTGAATTAGATTATGTATGTAATTCATTACCTGAAGATAAAGATATTGCTGTATTTGTTCAATCTGAATTTAAAAAGATCGGAATTGCTGTGAATATTGTTGCTTTAGAGGCTGAACAAGCTTATCAACAAATTAAAAATGGAGAATATGACTTAACAATTGCTACTCCTTGGTTTGAACCCACGTTAGCTACTATATCTTTTTATGGCTTGGAGGACAATTATTCTATGTTTGGACTGGGATTAGCTATTAACGAAGATGTAAAAACTGCTGGACAAAAAGTAATCAGTGCAACTAGCGACAAGGAGTTCAAAGAAGCAATAGATAGACTATGGAAATCTAGTTATGAAGCGTGTTCATCCATACCAATTTATACTGGATATAAGTATGCAATTCATAATGGGAAATTTACAGGATTTGATTTTGATTACAACTATTTTAAAATAGATCTTTCAGAAGTTAGGGCACAATGA
- a CDS encoding AraC family transcriptional regulator: MEEKKSQTFSVCYNNNICNFEKYTFTPALSFELYNLHSEDGVGGKHKGINIFRIDFTKVGRFECEFSDHTFSYRGENEITVMSTLESEEWILESNYPVGVYIGCAIIIELDKLSDEDNFFLDKFNISIIELISIINLNKRWYKYVGSTQLIDLFNDIYNAHIVSNPDIIWLRILEILICISKNKFNDILTNKDSKYFSREQVNKVKSLHGIITKNYNKTISIEKIVRENGIGYSSFNTIFKNIYGQSPYQYLKKLRINLAANMLHETKSSILEIAVSVGYNNPSKFSNAFKSIFGVLPSTFRKQKNGMEH; encoded by the coding sequence ATGGAAGAGAAGAAAAGTCAAACATTTTCTGTTTGCTATAATAATAACATTTGTAATTTTGAAAAATATACTTTTACTCCAGCACTTTCCTTTGAATTATATAATCTGCACTCAGAAGATGGTGTAGGTGGAAAACATAAAGGAATAAATATATTTCGCATTGATTTTACTAAAGTTGGACGATTTGAATGTGAATTTTCTGATCACACTTTTTCCTACAGAGGAGAAAATGAAATTACAGTTATGTCCACTCTAGAGAGTGAAGAATGGATACTAGAGTCTAATTATCCTGTTGGTGTATATATTGGTTGTGCAATCATAATAGAACTGGATAAATTAAGTGATGAGGATAATTTTTTTCTAGATAAATTTAATATTAGTATTATAGAATTGATTTCAATTATTAATTTAAATAAGAGATGGTACAAATATGTTGGGTCAACCCAACTTATAGATCTTTTTAACGATATTTATAATGCCCATATAGTATCTAATCCAGATATAATTTGGCTGAGGATTTTAGAGATACTAATATGTATTTCTAAAAATAAATTTAATGACATTCTAACTAATAAGGATAGTAAATATTTTTCTAGGGAGCAAGTCAATAAGGTAAAATCTTTACATGGGATAATAACTAAAAACTATAATAAGACAATATCTATTGAAAAAATTGTTCGTGAAAATGGAATAGGTTATTCTTCATTTAATACAATATTCAAAAATATTTATGGACAATCTCCCTATCAATATTTAAAGAAATTACGAATAAATTTGGCTGCTAATATGCTCCATGAAACAAAATCTAGTATACTAGAGATAGCTGTATCTGTAGGGTACAACAATCCCAGCAAATTTTCTAATGCTTTTAAATCTATTTTTGGGGTATTACCTAGTACATTCCGAAAACAAAAAAACGGAATGGAGCATTGA
- a CDS encoding U32 family peptidase, giving the protein MTELLAPAGNMEALKAAISNGCDAIYLGMQKFGARAYSSNFDLESLKEAVKYAHLRNVKIYVTMNTIVFENEVEEMKVQIRGLNEIGVDGIIVQDLVAFKYIVNNFLDMEAHCSTQMGIDDLDGTLLFKELGAKRVVLSREVEIEKVKEIKRIAKIPLEIFVHGALCISYSGNCLMSGLIGYRSGNRGRCVGSCRKKYELIDKTTDTTLGKNYIISTKDLNTIDHINDLKGIDSLKIEGRMKEPAYVANVVSKYRMALDNKITEEGKENLNKTFNRTYTKGFLFHENKKDITNILRPNNFGYEIGRISRIVKDMYEITLTRTLNQNDIIRISHNNEDVNLTVVKLYDKDGNLINKADDICYIKIKEKLSKGDLVYITKDYFYYKELESSLEKEFKRFNLDIRVYAYPDTKLIIDAEGLGFNYLYESDEILGEAINNPTTKDQVIKQFTRLNDTIFKLNHVDFEEYNAFIPAKLLNAARRDIVQGLYDLKLNSQKKRTKAPKAKEKISFIPQKPYLTASVTTKEQYDACVSCGIKEIYFENVVRRNQNDYKEKEGQLLIGGYGGIYHYRKTNPFVTDYSLNVVNSTSCHELYRLGAKRVTLSYELNNRQIIDLINAYYEDNHGYPALEMIVYGKAPLLFTKYCPLQKMNQCGICKTRSYELKDEHGTFPIISHDDCTTTILNGKTLNLLDEIQSIKGIEAFRLNFTVESKEQVVKTIDQALSKLNGSMNKSVFNQETDTRGHFNKEIL; this is encoded by the coding sequence ATGACTGAATTATTAGCCCCAGCAGGAAATATGGAAGCTTTAAAAGCTGCAATTTCTAATGGGTGTGATGCAATATATCTAGGAATGCAAAAATTTGGGGCACGTGCATACTCATCTAATTTTGATTTAGAATCATTAAAAGAGGCTGTTAAGTATGCCCACCTGAGAAATGTTAAAATCTATGTTACAATGAATACCATCGTTTTTGAGAACGAAGTTGAAGAGATGAAAGTGCAAATCCGCGGATTAAATGAAATTGGTGTTGACGGAATTATCGTCCAAGACCTGGTTGCTTTCAAGTATATAGTTAATAACTTTCTTGATATGGAAGCACATTGTTCAACTCAAATGGGAATAGATGATTTAGACGGAACTTTACTATTTAAAGAACTTGGGGCTAAAAGAGTTGTTCTGTCCCGTGAGGTTGAGATTGAAAAAGTAAAAGAGATAAAAAGAATAGCTAAAATACCTTTAGAAATTTTTGTCCACGGGGCCTTATGTATATCTTATTCTGGAAACTGTCTGATGTCCGGATTGATTGGCTATCGAAGCGGAAATCGCGGAAGATGTGTTGGTTCATGTCGTAAGAAGTATGAACTAATTGATAAGACCACAGATACAACTCTAGGGAAAAACTATATTATATCTACTAAGGACTTAAATACAATTGATCATATCAATGATTTAAAAGGAATTGATTCTTTAAAAATAGAAGGTCGAATGAAAGAGCCTGCGTATGTTGCTAATGTTGTATCAAAATATCGCATGGCCTTAGATAATAAAATAACCGAAGAGGGTAAAGAAAATCTGAACAAAACATTCAATAGAACATATACTAAAGGATTTTTGTTTCACGAAAATAAGAAAGATATTACAAACATCTTAAGACCTAATAACTTTGGATATGAAATTGGTAGAATTAGCAGGATTGTTAAAGACATGTATGAAATAACACTTACACGTACTTTAAATCAAAACGATATAATTAGAATAAGTCATAACAATGAAGATGTTAATTTAACTGTTGTAAAACTGTACGATAAAGATGGCAATTTGATCAACAAAGCAGATGATATCTGCTATATCAAAATCAAAGAAAAGTTGTCTAAGGGTGATTTAGTATATATAACGAAGGATTATTTCTATTATAAAGAGTTGGAATCGTCACTGGAAAAGGAATTTAAGCGTTTTAACCTAGATATTAGAGTGTATGCATATCCAGATACAAAGCTTATCATAGATGCGGAGGGCTTAGGCTTTAATTATTTATATGAAAGCGATGAAATACTAGGTGAAGCAATTAATAATCCAACAACAAAGGATCAGGTAATAAAGCAATTCACAAGATTAAATGATACTATATTTAAGCTTAATCATGTAGATTTTGAGGAATATAATGCATTTATTCCAGCTAAACTGTTAAATGCAGCAAGAAGAGATATTGTACAGGGCTTATATGACTTAAAGCTTAACAGCCAAAAGAAAAGAACAAAGGCTCCTAAAGCAAAAGAAAAAATAAGCTTTATCCCACAAAAACCATACCTTACGGCGTCTGTAACCACTAAAGAACAGTATGATGCTTGCGTGAGCTGTGGAATTAAGGAGATATATTTTGAAAATGTTGTTAGAAGAAACCAGAATGATTATAAGGAAAAAGAAGGACAGTTACTAATAGGAGGATATGGCGGAATTTATCACTACAGAAAAACTAATCCCTTTGTTACGGACTATTCTCTAAATGTTGTTAATTCTACTAGCTGCCATGAACTATATAGATTAGGTGCGAAACGAGTAACTTTATCCTATGAATTGAATAATAGACAAATTATAGATTTAATTAATGCCTATTATGAAGATAACCATGGGTATCCTGCACTAGAAATGATTGTATATGGTAAAGCTCCTTTACTGTTTACAAAATATTGTCCGCTGCAAAAAATGAATCAATGCGGTATTTGCAAAACAAGGAGCTATGAGTTAAAAGATGAGCATGGAACCTTCCCTATCATTTCCCATGATGATTGTACAACTACTATCCTTAATGGGAAGACGCTTAATCTTCTAGATGAGATACAAAGCATAAAAGGAATCGAGGCATTCAGATTAAACTTTACAGTTGAATCAAAAGAGCAGGTTGTGAAAACCATTGATCAAGCCTTAAGCAAATTAAATGGATCAATGAATAAATCTGTCTTTAATCAGGAAACAGATACAAGAGGACATTTTAATAAAGAAATTTTGTAG
- a CDS encoding glycosyltransferase family 4 protein, producing the protein MKILHVLAQLPAKTGSGVYYSNLIQGFKKYKYEQKAIFGYQDDYIWDILHSKNQYPVAFKSQELYFPIVGMSDVMPYENTLYSSMTEEMLNIYREVFRKKLETVKENFKPDIIFAHHLWIVTSLVREVFPDTKIIGICHNTDLRQAKMNPHLKEKYVGRISDLDYIFSASDHQKDEIIEIYDVDRNKIIAVGGGFNQNIFYPPKEKKYADKIRLVFCAKIDPSKGIYELIEVYKSLDKENITLDIIGSPNDENRKKIEEYIKDDSSIRVYNVENQAALGEELRKKDIYLMPSYYEGLGLMAIESLACGLYVVTTEIEALMTLLGEDVKDSDIIQYVPLPRIYDTDKPVKEDLPEFKKNLKKAILLQIKKVEERQKFNKEIKDKIRSFSWEGLVDNINNIIN; encoded by the coding sequence ATGAAGATATTACATGTTTTGGCACAATTGCCAGCGAAGACAGGATCAGGAGTATATTATTCCAATCTTATACAGGGTTTTAAAAAATATAAATATGAACAAAAAGCTATCTTTGGATATCAGGATGATTATATATGGGATATTTTACATAGTAAGAATCAATATCCTGTAGCCTTTAAAAGTCAAGAACTATACTTTCCTATAGTTGGAATGAGTGATGTTATGCCCTATGAAAACACTTTATACTCATCTATGACTGAAGAAATGCTGAACATCTATAGAGAGGTCTTTAGAAAAAAATTAGAAACAGTAAAAGAAAATTTCAAACCTGACATTATATTTGCACATCATCTATGGATAGTGACTTCTTTAGTTAGAGAAGTGTTTCCAGATACAAAAATCATTGGAATCTGCCATAATACAGATTTAAGACAAGCTAAAATGAATCCCCACCTCAAAGAAAAATATGTAGGGAGGATATCTGATTTAGATTATATATTTTCAGCTTCTGACCATCAAAAAGATGAAATAATAGAGATATATGATGTAGATAGAAATAAGATAATAGCAGTAGGAGGCGGTTTCAATCAAAATATTTTTTATCCTCCAAAAGAAAAGAAATATGCTGATAAAATTAGGCTTGTATTTTGTGCAAAAATAGACCCATCTAAAGGAATTTATGAACTTATAGAAGTGTATAAGTCTTTAGATAAAGAGAATATAACTTTAGATATTATAGGAAGCCCTAATGATGAAAATAGAAAGAAAATAGAAGAATATATTAAAGATGATAGCAGTATAAGAGTATATAATGTAGAAAACCAAGCAGCTTTAGGTGAAGAATTGAGAAAAAAGGATATATATCTTATGCCTTCTTACTATGAAGGTTTAGGACTTATGGCTATAGAGAGTTTAGCTTGTGGACTATATGTGGTAACTACAGAGATAGAAGCTCTAATGACACTACTAGGAGAAGATGTAAAAGATTCGGATATAATTCAATATGTTCCACTTCCTCGAATATATGATACAGATAAACCAGTTAAAGAAGATTTACCAGAGTTTAAGAAAAATCTTAAAAAAGCCATATTACTTCAAATCAAAAAGGTAGAAGAGAGGCAAAAATTCAATAAAGAGATTAAGGACAAAATAAGATCTTTTTCTTGGGAAGGCTTAGTTGATAATATCAATAATATTATCAACTAA
- a CDS encoding putative DNA binding domain-containing protein translates to MYTIKQLQTMKENQTFDRKSIRIEPKALATPFVAFANADGGTLAIGIKDNGEIEGIKGHEGKINEILRVGYDFCKPTIKVEFETVDCIDSQGNDNQILLIKVHQSQNVHTNQADDVYYRVGDKSKKLTFEERLQLMYDKGDRFYEDAPVKTATLDDIDMDKVKDYADLIGYSKSPLELLSVGKKFITKTDNGYEISGGAILLFGKYPQHYFPRARVRFIKYQGIVEKTGTQMNVIKDTIFEGTILEMLQKSLDFVGTQIKEFTKLGKDGKFQTKPEYPEFVWKEIIVNAVCHRDYSIKGTDIQIKMFDDRLVVESPGTLPGLVRLDNMRNIHFSRNPKIAGFLKDHTYVKEFGEGIDRMFIEMEAMGLPAPKYEKVAFMTKVTVKNSAENYEPINELINEPINEPINEPINLSDVEQTIMNAIIRNPKISKPKISKEYSISEATVKRTIDSLKKRGLIKRIGSNKGGYWKIVKK, encoded by the coding sequence ATGTACACAATAAAACAACTCCAAACAATGAAAGAAAATCAAACCTTCGACAGAAAAAGCATCCGTATCGAACCAAAAGCCCTAGCAACACCATTCGTAGCCTTTGCCAATGCCGATGGTGGTACTCTTGCCATTGGCATAAAAGATAATGGAGAAATAGAAGGCATAAAAGGTCATGAAGGAAAGATAAACGAAATTCTAAGAGTGGGCTATGATTTTTGCAAGCCTACGATAAAAGTTGAGTTTGAAACCGTAGACTGCATTGACAGCCAAGGTAATGACAATCAAATTTTACTCATTAAAGTTCACCAAAGCCAAAATGTCCATACTAATCAAGCGGATGACGTATATTATAGAGTTGGAGATAAATCTAAGAAGCTAACCTTTGAAGAACGCCTACAATTAATGTATGATAAAGGCGATAGATTCTATGAAGATGCACCAGTAAAAACAGCAACCCTAGATGATATAGATATGGATAAAGTAAAGGATTATGCTGACCTTATAGGTTATTCCAAAAGTCCATTAGAACTATTGAGTGTAGGTAAAAAATTTATAACAAAAACAGATAACGGATATGAAATAAGTGGTGGAGCAATACTTTTATTTGGCAAGTATCCACAGCACTATTTTCCAAGAGCAAGAGTAAGATTTATAAAATATCAAGGCATAGTGGAAAAAACAGGTACTCAAATGAATGTTATTAAAGACACCATATTTGAAGGCACAATATTGGAAATGCTTCAAAAATCCTTGGATTTTGTAGGTACACAAATTAAGGAGTTCACCAAGCTAGGAAAAGACGGTAAATTCCAAACGAAGCCAGAATACCCTGAATTTGTTTGGAAGGAAATAATCGTCAATGCAGTGTGTCATCGTGATTACAGTATTAAAGGTACAGATATACAAATAAAAATGTTTGATGACAGGCTAGTAGTAGAAAGCCCAGGAACATTACCTGGACTTGTAAGACTTGATAATATGAGAAATATTCATTTTTCAAGAAATCCAAAGATAGCAGGCTTTTTAAAAGATCATACCTATGTAAAAGAATTTGGTGAAGGTATAGACAGGATGTTTATTGAAATGGAAGCAATGGGGTTGCCTGCACCTAAATATGAAAAAGTTGCCTTTATGACAAAAGTTACTGTTAAAAATAGTGCTGAAAACTATGAACCGATAAATGAGCTGATAAATGAGCCGATAAATGAGCCGATAAATGAGCCGATAAATTTATCAGATGTAGAGCAAACTATAATGAATGCAATTATAAGAAATCCAAAGATAAGTAAACCTAAAATAAGTAAAGAATATAGTATTTCTGAAGCGACAGTAAAAAGAACTATTGACTCTTTAAAGAAAAGAGGATTAATTAAGCGAATAGGTTCAAACAAAGGTGGATATTGGAAAATAGTAAAGAAATGA
- a CDS encoding AAA family ATPase: protein MDSKVEVNTLYCAKSYLDNNKSFVIQGGAGSGKTETLKKLLEYMAENKPEKKIVCITHTNLAVEEIINRVGDQYTISTIHSFLHSLIKDYKKNIKTVIKELFILPKMIRVSKREDETENSYNKSEHNRYKKIHDKFANKLYQIKKENYKKAIGKREYDKNPELYNSKLNEDIENLNKDICSMIEERDYTDIKYNDTKFNSFKDTTYGHDGLLDITDLLFKKYSLLKKIICDKYDYIFIDEYQDTRQDIISNFLSIAEKNSNFGICLFGDSMQAIYPDGIGKVDEFVAKGVIKYIPKSDNYRCSQQVIDIINTLRFDNIEQKVALKKKEDGSFETMEDRQGSFNVLYAVCDNKPSSRSSLQDKETYIKDLDKLISYAKTKVDKSKLLLLTNKAIAKKVGFPILYKIFDDRYVEIGDKIDEHLNYLQITDLCELCYYYSEKQYNKVINQIKKNGFILNSVSDKEELRKKIDGILSGEYSITEALDMAFKFKLIKKSETYTNFLIKKEAFINDIEYDERYQEFKENYQQGLNTYTRIKHSISQITEKEFKELERKHKKEQFYCQLFSNTLKFKEAYQYYYYINEKTDYITMHKTKGSSINSVIVVMDEYFWNSEYDFSLIYLSHDEQMPKKVKSQKLIYVACSRAKTDLCCVRIIKSLEEEAFLQYFPRAEKVDLLGNEKEDLVHYEKNIC from the coding sequence ATGGATTCAAAAGTAGAAGTAAATACTCTTTACTGTGCTAAATCATATCTAGATAATAATAAAAGCTTTGTTATTCAAGGTGGTGCCGGTAGTGGTAAGACAGAGACCTTAAAGAAGCTATTGGAATATATGGCTGAAAATAAACCAGAGAAGAAAATTGTATGTATTACGCATACTAACTTAGCAGTTGAAGAAATTATAAATAGGGTTGGGGATCAATATACAATAAGTACCATCCACTCTTTTTTGCATAGTCTTATTAAAGATTATAAAAAAAATATAAAAACAGTGATTAAGGAGTTATTTATACTTCCCAAAATGATTAGGGTAAGTAAAAGAGAAGATGAGACAGAAAATTCCTATAATAAAAGTGAACATAATAGATATAAGAAAATTCATGACAAATTTGCTAATAAGTTATATCAAATAAAAAAAGAAAACTACAAAAAAGCTATTGGTAAACGAGAGTATGATAAGAATCCAGAATTATACAACTCAAAGCTTAATGAAGATATTGAAAATCTTAATAAAGACATATGTAGTATGATAGAGGAAAGAGACTATACAGATATAAAATATAATGATACAAAGTTTAATAGTTTCAAAGATACTACATATGGTCATGACGGTTTATTGGATATTACTGATTTGTTATTTAAAAAATACTCTCTATTAAAAAAAATAATATGTGACAAATACGATTATATATTTATTGATGAATACCAAGATACAAGGCAAGATATAATTTCAAATTTCCTTTCTATTGCTGAAAAAAATTCTAATTTTGGGATATGTCTATTTGGTGATTCCATGCAGGCAATATACCCTGATGGTATTGGGAAAGTGGATGAATTTGTTGCAAAAGGAGTTATAAAATATATTCCTAAATCAGATAACTATAGATGTTCCCAGCAGGTAATTGATATAATTAATACTTTACGTTTTGATAATATAGAGCAGAAAGTGGCACTAAAGAAGAAAGAGGATGGTAGTTTCGAGACTATGGAAGATAGGCAAGGTAGTTTCAATGTCCTTTATGCTGTATGTGATAATAAACCTAGCTCGAGAAGTAGTCTCCAAGATAAAGAAACTTATATAAAGGATTTAGATAAATTAATTAGTTATGCTAAAACAAAAGTTGATAAAAGCAAATTGTTATTGTTAACTAATAAAGCCATAGCAAAAAAAGTTGGCTTTCCGATATTGTATAAGATTTTTGATGATAGGTATGTTGAAATAGGAGATAAAATAGATGAACATCTAAATTATCTTCAAATAACAGATTTATGCGAATTATGCTATTATTACTCAGAGAAGCAGTACAATAAAGTAATTAATCAAATAAAGAAAAATGGTTTTATATTAAATAGTGTTTCTGATAAAGAAGAATTAAGAAAAAAAATTGACGGTATATTATCTGGAGAGTATTCAATTACAGAGGCACTGGACATGGCATTTAAATTTAAACTAATAAAAAAATCAGAGACATATACAAATTTTTTAATTAAAAAAGAAGCGTTTATAAATGATATAGAGTATGACGAGAGATATCAAGAATTTAAAGAAAACTATCAACAAGGATTAAATACATATACAAGAATTAAACATTCTATATCACAAATTACGGAGAAAGAGTTTAAAGAACTTGAGAGAAAACATAAAAAAGAACAATTTTATTGTCAACTGTTTTCAAATACTCTTAAATTTAAAGAAGCATATCAATATTATTATTATATTAATGAAAAGACAGACTATATTACAATGCATAAAACGAAAGGATCTAGCATAAATTCAGTAATTGTAGTTATGGATGAATATTTTTGGAACAGTGAGTATGATTTCAGTTTAATATATTTAAGTCATGATGAGCAGATGCCAAAAAAAGTTAAATCTCAAAAGCTCATATATGTTGCTTGTTCAAGAGCAAAAACTGACTTATGTTGTGTTCGTATTATAAAAAGTTTAGAAGAAGAGGCTTTCCTTCAATATTTTCCTCGGGCAGAAAAAGTGGATTTATTGGGAAATGAGAAAGAAGATTTAGTGCATTATGAAAAAAATATTTGTTAA